The following coding sequences lie in one Pempheris klunzingeri isolate RE-2024b chromosome 13, fPemKlu1.hap1, whole genome shotgun sequence genomic window:
- the LOC139212381 gene encoding SR-related and CTD-associated factor 8-like isoform X1, whose amino-acid sequence MEAVKAFNNELYSLNEYKPPISKAKMTQITKSGIKAIKFYKHVVQSVEKFIQKCKPEYKVPGLYVIDSIVRQSRHQFGTEKDVFAPRFSKNIIPTFQHLYRCPSDDKSKIVRVLNLWQKNAVFKSDIIQPLLDMAAGIPPPSVTPVMPSSAAPVNNTTPGTPATPATPANIVQGLPDWASQITNTDTVAAVAQILQSPQGQQLQQLVQSLQMQQQKPQPSLLQALDAGLVVQLQALTAQLTAAATANSLNPLEQRVSSFNKKLLGPFDFGNDSERGEESKKDTSSSQLPMVSEPINSSLFHQLAEQLQQQNLEQFQKQLLEHQQHQQKAMSIDGQDSIFGQENSVATSQSSSQPQLPEPENKLDDSIDNQQQDMDLDEGPDGMEEEIFEAEEKKIVSTRSRTHSRSRSRSPKRRRSRSRSGSRKRKHRKRSRSRSRDRKRKSSRSYSSERRAREREKERQKKGLPPIRSKTLSVCSTTLWVGQVDKKATQQDLTNLFEEFGQIESINMIPPRGCAYICMVHRQDAYRARQKLSTGSFKIGSKIIKIAWALNKGVKQEYKQFWDVDLGVTYIPWEKVKLDDLDGFAEGGIIDQETVNDEWEAAKNTEPAKEATSQPVSSETTAVSNTQTETYSQQVTMMPVQLPVAQAVPSAVGLVPPTFPVTMGIPPPGYGPPPPFIRAGFNASQPPPGFLQAAQTAAMASATTSLVQPSVATSQDAIKESPFGAMIPPTSIPSFMASAIPGAGVFNPVGVQTQQATNEKTAQSAEGMDAAELTLQGMQNAVRSGMGLLGMHPTASLTHTLHQSGLAGQRMPGLIPLDVRPNLIQPGAAARFPLLMQQGPTQQAVGLLDSSLQTQVRARAPFSQLDPFNRAPNITNENVSKTEDESSSGADEGKDQDYRFPPMEKQSTGLLRTPPPEHREPLGGGGGAGGGGGGRPPLLQTPGTQPARTSLVGRLQALAGFTPDNRWNQTRGDFDERDGMRGGLQPPAVPKGFQEERPTPGQNFPNRFDSRPGTTGGAAGVPGNAGAVGGPQTWNRSGGAAAPFESELHQDLDDRRRPWDRQRDRDERDFDFRREMNGNRHSRERERDRERDRDRERGRDRTREQERDRDREKDRDRERERERGSWTPLLPLPTPLLPTPPLNPNLTLNQGKLLAPLKLNPQIQPRFQSPLLPQAQAKPPLSGLNQPSPQGQIKSPTATAELQSETPALSETPQAQSPPSARSPDRSPDSKGQNLLTEALAQAETSPQSETSPQTESPSQPMAQSPSKTTASPDSETPSQASLLVEASSPDSPVAFTQAASPPEEMTPSLEEQESPQKDEEESQDMASSPQPQWVNGPGMDNSTVADPTPEDSPEPSPEPTPEPSSDSLLPESELEQQQEQLSSPKDVDSEQSETMEEAASQPVVDTVTDTEGT is encoded by the exons TTCTACAAGCACGTTGTCCAGAGTGTGGAGAAGTTCATACAAAAG TGCAAACCAGAATACAAGGTCCCAGGGCTGTACGTCATCGACTCGATTGTAAGGCAGTCTCGACACCAGTTTGGCACGGAGAAGGATGTTTTTGCCCCACGTTTCAGCAAGAACATTATTCCTACGTTCCAGCACCTCTACCGCTGCCCTTCAGATGACAAG AGTAAGATTGTGCGAGTCCTCAACCTGTGGCAAAAGAATGCGGTCTTCAAGAGTGACATCATCCAGCCTCTGTTGGACATGGCAGCAGGGATCCCCCCTCCCAGCGTCACACCAGTCATGCCCAGCAGTGCTGCCCCAGTCAATAACACTACACCTG GCACCCCAGCTACACCAGCCACCCCAGCTAACATAGTCCAGGGTCTGCCAGATTGGGCCTCCCAGATTACCAACACGgacactgtggctgctgtggcaCAGATCCTACAGAGTCCCCAGGGCCAGCAG ctgcagcagctggtgcagagtcttcagatgcagcagcagaagccCCAGCCGTCCCTGCTGCAGGCCTTGGATGCTGGCCTGGTGGTGCAGTTGCAGGCTCTGACAGCTCAACTCACTGCAGCCGCGACTGCGAACAGCCTCAACCCCCTGGAGCAGAGGGTCTCCTCTTTTAATAAG AAACTTCTGGGTCCTTTTGATTTTGGGAATGATTCTGAACGCGGTGAAGAGTCTAAAAAGGACACCTCATCATCTCAGCT GCCCATGGTGTCAGAGCCCATCAACAGCTCCCTCTTCCATCAGCTGGCtgagcagctacaacagcagaaCCTGGAGCAGTTTCAGAAGCAGCTTTTagagcaccagcagcaccaacagaaG GCAATGAGCATAGATGGGCAGGACTCAATCTTTGGGCAAGAGAACTCTGTTGCAACttctcagagcagcagccagccaCAGCTTCCTGAGCCAGAGAACAAGTTGGATGACTCCATAGACAACCAGCAGCAG GACATGGATCTGGACGAGGGCCCCGACGGTATGGAGGAGGAGATCTTtgaggcagaggagaagaagattGTAAGCACACGCTCCAGAACACATTCAAGGTCACGCTCAAG GTCTCCAAAGAGGAGAAGGTCCAGGTCACGCTCTGGCTCACGCAAACGTAAACACCGCAAGCGCTCACGCTCACGCTCCAGGGACCGCAAAAGGAAGTCATCACGGTCTTACTCAAGTGAGAGACGCGCccgagagagggagaaggagcgGCAGAAGAAAGGATTGCCTCCCATACGATCCAAGACTCTAAGTG TGTGCAGCACAACTCTGTGGGTGGGCCAGGTGGACAAGAAGGCCACTCAGCAAGACCTCACCAACTTATTTGAAGAGTTTGGCCAGATTGAGTCTATCAAT atgaTCCCTCCCAGAGGCTGTGCCTACATCTGTATGGTCCACAGACAGGATGCATACCGCGCCCGCCAGAAGCTCAGCACCGGCTCCTTTAAGATTGGCTCCAAAATCATCAAG ATTGCATGGGCTTTGAATAAGGGGGTAAAGCAGGAGTACAAGCAGTTTTGGGACGTGGACCTGGGCGTCACCTACATACCTTGGGAGAAGGTGAAGCTGGACGACCTGGATGGCTTTGCTGAAGGAGGAATTATTGACCAGGAGACCGTTAATGATG AGTGGGAAGCAGCTAAGAACACTGAACCAGCCAAGGAGGCTACAAGTCAGCCAGTAAGCTCTGAGACTACAGCGGTATCCAACACCCAGACTGAGACCTACAGCCAGCAGGTCACCATGATGCCTGTACAG CTGCCAGTGGCCCAGGCTGTTCCCAGTGCAGTAGGTTTGGTGCCTCCGACCTTCCCTGTCACCATGGGCATACCCCCACCAGGCTATGGGCCACCACCCCCCTTTATAAGGGCTGGATTCAATGCTTCACAGCCTCCGCCAG GTTTTTTGCaggcagcacagacagcagccatGGCCTCAGCAACTACTT CTCTAGTGCAGCCTTCGGTGGCAACCAGCCAAGACGCTATCAAGGAATCACCATTTGGTGCTATGATTCCTCCAACCAGCATCCCCAGTTTCATGGCCTCAGCCATCCCTGGAGCCGGTGTGTTTAACCCAGTGGGAGTCCAAACTCAGCAAGCCACCAATGAGAAAACAGCACAGTCTGCAGAGGGTATGGATGCTGCAGAGCTTACACTGCAAG GCATGCAGAATGCAGTCCGCAGTGGGATGGGTCTCCTTGGCATGCACCCGACAGCTTCCCTCACCCACACGCTGCACCAGTCTGGTCTGGCTGGACAGAGAATGCCTGGACTAATTCCTCTGGATGTGCGACCTAACCTCATCCAACCTGGTGCTGCAGCCCGCTTCCCACTTCTCATGCAGCAGGGCCCCACCCAGCAGGCCGTCGGCCTCCTCGACAGTTCCCTCCAGACTCAAGTCCGTGCCAGGGCTCCCTTCTCTCAGCTGGACCCCTTCAACAGGGCCCCTAACATTACCAATGAAAATGTATCTAAGACAGAAGATGAGTCTTCCTCTGGGGCTGATGAGGGCAAAGACCAGGACTACCGCTTCCCTCCGATGGAAAAGCAGAGCACAGGCCTGCTGAGGACCCCACCACCTGAGCATAGGGAGCCCCTTGGAGGTGGCGGcggagcaggaggtggaggaggaggcaggcCTCCGTTGCTCCAGACCCCAGGAACTCAGCCAGCCAGAACCAGCCTTGTGGGACGTCTACAGGCCCTTGCAGGTTTCACTCCTGATAACCGCTGGAACCAGACCAGAGGGGACTTTGATGAACGAGATGGCATGCGAGGAGGCCTGCAGCCCCCTGCCGTTCCAAAAGGCTTCCAGGAGGAGCGCCCGACACCTGGGCAGAACTTCCCCAACCGCTTTGACAGCCGTCCTGGgacaacaggaggagcagctggagttCCAGGAAATGCTGGAGCTGTTGGGGGGCCACAGACCTGGAATCGTAGTGGTGGTGCTGCAGCACCTTTTGAAAGTGAACTACATCAGGACCTAGATGACCGAAGACGCCCGTGGGACaggcaaagagacagagatgaaagaGATTTTGACTTCAGGAGGGAGATGAATGGTAACCGCCACagccgagagagagagcgcgACCGTgagagggacagggacagggagcGAGGCAGAGACCGCACCAGAGAGCAAGAACGTGACCGAGACcgtgagaaagacagagaccGTGAGAGGGAACGTGAACGTGGGAGCTGGACACCTCTTCTCCCTCTACCCACACCTCTGCTTCCAACTCCACCTCTTAATCCCAATCTGACCCTGAATCAAGGCAAACTTCTTGCACCACTCAAATTGAACCCCCAGATTCAGCCTCGATTCCAATCCCCACTCCTGCCTCAAGCTCAGGCCAAGCCCCCTCTCTCTGGTCTGAACCAGCCGTCCCCTCAGGGTCAGATTAAGTCTCCAACAGCAACAGCCGAGCTCCAGTCAGAAACCCCAGCTCTGTCTGAGACACCTCAGGCACAGTCACCACCCTCAGCCCGATCACCTGACCGCTCACCTGACAGCAAGGGCCAGAACCTGTTGACTGAGGCTCTCGCTCAGGCAGAGACATCGCCACAATCTGAGACCTCTCCGCAAACAGAATCGCCATCCCAGCCCATGGCCCAGTCCCCCTCCAAAACCACGGCTTCTCCAGACAGTGAGACACCAAGCCAAGCCTCACTGTTGGTTGAAGCCTCATCCCCGGACTCACCTGTGGCCTTCACACAAGCTGCCAGCCCCCCTGAAGAGATGACTCCCTCTCTGGAGGAGCAGGAAAGCCCAcagaaggatgaggaggagtcACAAGACATGGCCTCCTCACCCCAACCCCAGTGGGTCAATGGACCTGGGATGGACAATAGCACTGTGGCTGACCCCACTCCCGAGGACTCTCCCGAGCCCTCTCCTGAGCCCACTCCAGAACCCTCCTCCGATTCTCTGCTCCCTGAAAGTgaactggagcagcagcaggagcagctctcctctcctAAGGACGTAGACAGTGAACAGAGTGAGACCATGGAGGAAGCTGCGAGTCAGCCAGTGGTAGACACTGTCACAGACACTGAGGGGACATAA
- the LOC139212381 gene encoding SR-related and CTD-associated factor 8-like isoform X2 — protein MAAGIPPPSVTPVMPSSAAPVNNTTPGTPATPATPANIVQGLPDWASQITNTDTVAAVAQILQSPQGQQLQQLVQSLQMQQQKPQPSLLQALDAGLVVQLQALTAQLTAAATANSLNPLEQRVSSFNKKLLGPFDFGNDSERGEESKKDTSSSQLPMVSEPINSSLFHQLAEQLQQQNLEQFQKQLLEHQQHQQKAMSIDGQDSIFGQENSVATSQSSSQPQLPEPENKLDDSIDNQQQDMDLDEGPDGMEEEIFEAEEKKIVSTRSRTHSRSRSRSPKRRRSRSRSGSRKRKHRKRSRSRSRDRKRKSSRSYSSERRAREREKERQKKGLPPIRSKTLSVCSTTLWVGQVDKKATQQDLTNLFEEFGQIESINMIPPRGCAYICMVHRQDAYRARQKLSTGSFKIGSKIIKIAWALNKGVKQEYKQFWDVDLGVTYIPWEKVKLDDLDGFAEGGIIDQETVNDEWEAAKNTEPAKEATSQPVSSETTAVSNTQTETYSQQVTMMPVQLPVAQAVPSAVGLVPPTFPVTMGIPPPGYGPPPPFIRAGFNASQPPPGFLQAAQTAAMASATTSLVQPSVATSQDAIKESPFGAMIPPTSIPSFMASAIPGAGVFNPVGVQTQQATNEKTAQSAEGMDAAELTLQGMQNAVRSGMGLLGMHPTASLTHTLHQSGLAGQRMPGLIPLDVRPNLIQPGAAARFPLLMQQGPTQQAVGLLDSSLQTQVRARAPFSQLDPFNRAPNITNENVSKTEDESSSGADEGKDQDYRFPPMEKQSTGLLRTPPPEHREPLGGGGGAGGGGGGRPPLLQTPGTQPARTSLVGRLQALAGFTPDNRWNQTRGDFDERDGMRGGLQPPAVPKGFQEERPTPGQNFPNRFDSRPGTTGGAAGVPGNAGAVGGPQTWNRSGGAAAPFESELHQDLDDRRRPWDRQRDRDERDFDFRREMNGNRHSRERERDRERDRDRERGRDRTREQERDRDREKDRDRERERERGSWTPLLPLPTPLLPTPPLNPNLTLNQGKLLAPLKLNPQIQPRFQSPLLPQAQAKPPLSGLNQPSPQGQIKSPTATAELQSETPALSETPQAQSPPSARSPDRSPDSKGQNLLTEALAQAETSPQSETSPQTESPSQPMAQSPSKTTASPDSETPSQASLLVEASSPDSPVAFTQAASPPEEMTPSLEEQESPQKDEEESQDMASSPQPQWVNGPGMDNSTVADPTPEDSPEPSPEPTPEPSSDSLLPESELEQQQEQLSSPKDVDSEQSETMEEAASQPVVDTVTDTEGT, from the exons ATGGCAGCAGGGATCCCCCCTCCCAGCGTCACACCAGTCATGCCCAGCAGTGCTGCCCCAGTCAATAACACTACACCTG GCACCCCAGCTACACCAGCCACCCCAGCTAACATAGTCCAGGGTCTGCCAGATTGGGCCTCCCAGATTACCAACACGgacactgtggctgctgtggcaCAGATCCTACAGAGTCCCCAGGGCCAGCAG ctgcagcagctggtgcagagtcttcagatgcagcagcagaagccCCAGCCGTCCCTGCTGCAGGCCTTGGATGCTGGCCTGGTGGTGCAGTTGCAGGCTCTGACAGCTCAACTCACTGCAGCCGCGACTGCGAACAGCCTCAACCCCCTGGAGCAGAGGGTCTCCTCTTTTAATAAG AAACTTCTGGGTCCTTTTGATTTTGGGAATGATTCTGAACGCGGTGAAGAGTCTAAAAAGGACACCTCATCATCTCAGCT GCCCATGGTGTCAGAGCCCATCAACAGCTCCCTCTTCCATCAGCTGGCtgagcagctacaacagcagaaCCTGGAGCAGTTTCAGAAGCAGCTTTTagagcaccagcagcaccaacagaaG GCAATGAGCATAGATGGGCAGGACTCAATCTTTGGGCAAGAGAACTCTGTTGCAACttctcagagcagcagccagccaCAGCTTCCTGAGCCAGAGAACAAGTTGGATGACTCCATAGACAACCAGCAGCAG GACATGGATCTGGACGAGGGCCCCGACGGTATGGAGGAGGAGATCTTtgaggcagaggagaagaagattGTAAGCACACGCTCCAGAACACATTCAAGGTCACGCTCAAG GTCTCCAAAGAGGAGAAGGTCCAGGTCACGCTCTGGCTCACGCAAACGTAAACACCGCAAGCGCTCACGCTCACGCTCCAGGGACCGCAAAAGGAAGTCATCACGGTCTTACTCAAGTGAGAGACGCGCccgagagagggagaaggagcgGCAGAAGAAAGGATTGCCTCCCATACGATCCAAGACTCTAAGTG TGTGCAGCACAACTCTGTGGGTGGGCCAGGTGGACAAGAAGGCCACTCAGCAAGACCTCACCAACTTATTTGAAGAGTTTGGCCAGATTGAGTCTATCAAT atgaTCCCTCCCAGAGGCTGTGCCTACATCTGTATGGTCCACAGACAGGATGCATACCGCGCCCGCCAGAAGCTCAGCACCGGCTCCTTTAAGATTGGCTCCAAAATCATCAAG ATTGCATGGGCTTTGAATAAGGGGGTAAAGCAGGAGTACAAGCAGTTTTGGGACGTGGACCTGGGCGTCACCTACATACCTTGGGAGAAGGTGAAGCTGGACGACCTGGATGGCTTTGCTGAAGGAGGAATTATTGACCAGGAGACCGTTAATGATG AGTGGGAAGCAGCTAAGAACACTGAACCAGCCAAGGAGGCTACAAGTCAGCCAGTAAGCTCTGAGACTACAGCGGTATCCAACACCCAGACTGAGACCTACAGCCAGCAGGTCACCATGATGCCTGTACAG CTGCCAGTGGCCCAGGCTGTTCCCAGTGCAGTAGGTTTGGTGCCTCCGACCTTCCCTGTCACCATGGGCATACCCCCACCAGGCTATGGGCCACCACCCCCCTTTATAAGGGCTGGATTCAATGCTTCACAGCCTCCGCCAG GTTTTTTGCaggcagcacagacagcagccatGGCCTCAGCAACTACTT CTCTAGTGCAGCCTTCGGTGGCAACCAGCCAAGACGCTATCAAGGAATCACCATTTGGTGCTATGATTCCTCCAACCAGCATCCCCAGTTTCATGGCCTCAGCCATCCCTGGAGCCGGTGTGTTTAACCCAGTGGGAGTCCAAACTCAGCAAGCCACCAATGAGAAAACAGCACAGTCTGCAGAGGGTATGGATGCTGCAGAGCTTACACTGCAAG GCATGCAGAATGCAGTCCGCAGTGGGATGGGTCTCCTTGGCATGCACCCGACAGCTTCCCTCACCCACACGCTGCACCAGTCTGGTCTGGCTGGACAGAGAATGCCTGGACTAATTCCTCTGGATGTGCGACCTAACCTCATCCAACCTGGTGCTGCAGCCCGCTTCCCACTTCTCATGCAGCAGGGCCCCACCCAGCAGGCCGTCGGCCTCCTCGACAGTTCCCTCCAGACTCAAGTCCGTGCCAGGGCTCCCTTCTCTCAGCTGGACCCCTTCAACAGGGCCCCTAACATTACCAATGAAAATGTATCTAAGACAGAAGATGAGTCTTCCTCTGGGGCTGATGAGGGCAAAGACCAGGACTACCGCTTCCCTCCGATGGAAAAGCAGAGCACAGGCCTGCTGAGGACCCCACCACCTGAGCATAGGGAGCCCCTTGGAGGTGGCGGcggagcaggaggtggaggaggaggcaggcCTCCGTTGCTCCAGACCCCAGGAACTCAGCCAGCCAGAACCAGCCTTGTGGGACGTCTACAGGCCCTTGCAGGTTTCACTCCTGATAACCGCTGGAACCAGACCAGAGGGGACTTTGATGAACGAGATGGCATGCGAGGAGGCCTGCAGCCCCCTGCCGTTCCAAAAGGCTTCCAGGAGGAGCGCCCGACACCTGGGCAGAACTTCCCCAACCGCTTTGACAGCCGTCCTGGgacaacaggaggagcagctggagttCCAGGAAATGCTGGAGCTGTTGGGGGGCCACAGACCTGGAATCGTAGTGGTGGTGCTGCAGCACCTTTTGAAAGTGAACTACATCAGGACCTAGATGACCGAAGACGCCCGTGGGACaggcaaagagacagagatgaaagaGATTTTGACTTCAGGAGGGAGATGAATGGTAACCGCCACagccgagagagagagcgcgACCGTgagagggacagggacagggagcGAGGCAGAGACCGCACCAGAGAGCAAGAACGTGACCGAGACcgtgagaaagacagagaccGTGAGAGGGAACGTGAACGTGGGAGCTGGACACCTCTTCTCCCTCTACCCACACCTCTGCTTCCAACTCCACCTCTTAATCCCAATCTGACCCTGAATCAAGGCAAACTTCTTGCACCACTCAAATTGAACCCCCAGATTCAGCCTCGATTCCAATCCCCACTCCTGCCTCAAGCTCAGGCCAAGCCCCCTCTCTCTGGTCTGAACCAGCCGTCCCCTCAGGGTCAGATTAAGTCTCCAACAGCAACAGCCGAGCTCCAGTCAGAAACCCCAGCTCTGTCTGAGACACCTCAGGCACAGTCACCACCCTCAGCCCGATCACCTGACCGCTCACCTGACAGCAAGGGCCAGAACCTGTTGACTGAGGCTCTCGCTCAGGCAGAGACATCGCCACAATCTGAGACCTCTCCGCAAACAGAATCGCCATCCCAGCCCATGGCCCAGTCCCCCTCCAAAACCACGGCTTCTCCAGACAGTGAGACACCAAGCCAAGCCTCACTGTTGGTTGAAGCCTCATCCCCGGACTCACCTGTGGCCTTCACACAAGCTGCCAGCCCCCCTGAAGAGATGACTCCCTCTCTGGAGGAGCAGGAAAGCCCAcagaaggatgaggaggagtcACAAGACATGGCCTCCTCACCCCAACCCCAGTGGGTCAATGGACCTGGGATGGACAATAGCACTGTGGCTGACCCCACTCCCGAGGACTCTCCCGAGCCCTCTCCTGAGCCCACTCCAGAACCCTCCTCCGATTCTCTGCTCCCTGAAAGTgaactggagcagcagcaggagcagctctcctctcctAAGGACGTAGACAGTGAACAGAGTGAGACCATGGAGGAAGCTGCGAGTCAGCCAGTGGTAGACACTGTCACAGACACTGAGGGGACATAA